The following DNA comes from Herpetosiphonaceae bacterium.
GGGCATGAATGGGCTGGAGATCGCTCGCGTGATCAAACGGCGAGATCCGCGCGTGCGCATCGTCGTGCTGAGCGTGTCGGAGGATGACGAGCAGCTTTTCAATGCGATCAAGGTAGGCGCTGCGGCGTACGCGCCCAAGGGCATTGCGCCCGAAGAACTGATGCGAATCATCCGCGATGTCGCGAGCGGATCGTATCTGATCAACGATACGGTGATGGGCAAGCCCCATGTCGCGGCGCGGGTGCTCAACC
Coding sequences within:
- a CDS encoding response regulator transcription factor, yielding MDDHPIFRRGIRWILDAAQDIEVIGEAENGQEAIEMADRLGPDVVLVDINLPGMNGLEIARVIKRRDPRVRIVVLSVSEDDEQLFNAIKVGAAAYAPKGIAPEELMRIIRDVASGSYLINDTVMGKPHVAARVLN